The proteins below come from a single Garra rufa chromosome 25, GarRuf1.0, whole genome shotgun sequence genomic window:
- the LOC141301024 gene encoding protogenin B-like, whose protein sequence is FTDILLFVTHPVPAEVMLGSVARFSCAISGSTTAVISWEHNQRSLPLDSDRITILPNGVLQICDVTMRDAGNYRCIATNMASRIRSREAELTIIPASGPKPLMKPHIIAGPQNISVGLHRSAVLECLAEGNPRPLVSWSRADSKPIDVSGARVLGNGNLIISNVKAQHSGTYLCRATTPGTRNYTIAAGNLTVLVPPTLVEKPQSQTRPRAGTARFSCQAEGTPAPRITWFKNGQVIHSNGRTKMYNNKLVITQIIPEDDAFYQCQAENSQGSVVSTSRLIVVLSEDRPSAPRNVHSETISSSAILLAWERPQYNADKVIAYSIHYMKSEGLNNEEYQAVIGNDTTSHIVDDLEPARNYTFYIVAYMPMGASRMSEQVTQHTLEDVPLRTPELSLTSRSPSDILVSWQPLPPKLSRGRVSAYRLSYRTATDEQIISVELPVPSENCTQFLLQGLQPDTIYLIRMSVSTRVGWSQPSAWNSHRTPKTSSTTVPPAPNLELEPLNCTSVTVRWHPAPSDAVLQGYKLSFHPDGQSEDSVLQLTPHDHQRSITGLNPRVKYHVKLLAFSANGDGYQAHQTVSTPGCPSAPNRRLAALPPPDHIEAKANSSSAVSLSWGRPAFSSGKPVSYSIRYGPVSPSDASTVRYVQTTEQTVTLTGLQPNTRYEFSVRLQMDQISSPWSATVYQRTLLEAPSSPPLSVRVSLIEDDTALVSWKQPDQPNLSVTHYTILYASQSSWIAGEWQVLQREGTNTMALLEKLESGNIYLVKISASNQAGDGPFSSTVELLVRSKIHQGKNTRHTDSHAEKTAFIDGLYHIDEKSMTGIIVGVCIALSCILLCIFILLTKSKTQKSASSKMIGQVRNDVVRSGASSANQQQTENAEVLLPMLRTHFIDAKGGTNLMINHTGPIMSDAQNKRQKWSIFVNNQTSNENKSKVEDPARLYEVGKTVLCYEDEQSRIYRPYGESESSQTSGGDSGNFSHDETETASPNRSSFPDAAVQNGCVSSVSAQIPDDTLPKSPSRLQFVPL, encoded by the exons TTTACAGATATCTTGTTGTTTGTTACTCATCCGGTCCCTGCTGAAGTCATGCTAGGATCCGTGGCCAGATTTTCCTGTGCCATCAGTGGATCAACAACAGCGGTTATCAGCTGGGAACACAACCAAAGATCTCTACCTCTGGATTCAGACAG AATCACTATTTTGCCAAATGGAGTGCTGCAGATTTGCGATGTGACAATGAGGGATGCCGGAAATTATCGCTGTATAGCAACAAATATGGCCAGTCGAATCAGGAGTCGAGAGGCCGAGCTGACCATCATCCCAG CATCTGGTCCAAAGCCTCTCATGAAACCACATATCATAGCAGGACCACAGAACATCAGCGTTGGGCTGCATCGGTCTGCAGTCCTGGAGTGTTTGGCGGAGGGAAACCCTCGGCCACTTGTGTCCTGGAGCCGGGCTGACTCTAAACCCATAGACGTGTCTGGAGCCAGAGTGCTGGGAAATGGGAACCTGATTATCTCTAATGTCAAAGCTCAGCACAGCGGCACGTACTTGTGCCGAGCAACGACGCCAGGAACACGCAACTACACCATAGCGGCCGGAAACCTGACCGTACTTG TTCCTCCGACTCTAGTGGAGAAACCACAGAGTCAGACTCGACCCAGAGCTGGTACGGCCCGTTTCAGCTGTCAGGCCGAAGGGACACCTGCTCCCCGAATCACCTGGTTTAAGAACGGTCAGGTGATCCACTCCAACGGACGTACTAAGATGTACAACAA TAAACTGGTGATAACCCAGATAATTCCGGAAGATGATGCCTTTTACCAGTGCCAAGCGGAGAACTCTCAAGGCTCGGTTGTGTCTACCTCACGTCTTATTGTGGTGCTATCGGAGGACCGTCCCAGTGCTCCACGTAACGTCCACTCAGAAACCATCTCAAGCTCTGCCATCTTACTGGCATGGGAGAGACCGCAGTACAACGCGGATAAAGTTATCGCCTACTCCATACACTACATGAAGTCTGAGG GTCTAAACAACGAAGAGTATCAGGCTGTGATCGGGAATGACACGACCAGCCACATCGTGGATGATTTGGAGCCAGCACGAAACTACACATTTTATATCGTTGCCTACATGCCAATGGGTGCCAGTCGCATGTCAGAGCAGGTCACGCAGCACACGCTGGAGGATG TGCCTCTCCGTACCCCTGAGTTGAGCCTGACGAGTCGCAGTCCCTCCGACATCCTGGTGTCCTGGCAGCCGCTTCCTCCCAAACTCAGCCGCGGACGTGTGTCTGCGTACCGTCTGTCCTACCGTACGGCCACGGACGAGCAGATAATCTCCGTCGAGCTGCCCGTCCCGAGTGAGAACTGCACCCAGTTCCTTCTGCAGGGTCTGCAGCCTGACACCATCTACCTGATCCGCATGTCCGTGTCGACCCGAGTGGGCTGGAGCCAACCGTCCGCCTGGAACTCCCATCGCACGCCCAAAACATCCAGCACCACAG TGCCTCCTGCCCCAAACCTTGAGCTTGAACCTCTGAACTGCACCTCAGTGACGGTCCGCTGGCATCCGGCTCCCAGCGACGCTGTCCTCCAGGGATACAAGCTGTCTTTCCACCCAGACGGCCAATCAGAGGACTCGGTTCTCCAGCTGACCCCACATGACCACCAGCGCTCCATCACAGGACTCA aCCCCAGAGTGAAGTACCATGTGAAACTGCTAGCGTTCAGTGCTAACGGAGACGGCTATCAGGCTCATCAAACCGTCAGCACTCCAGGATGTCCTT ccgCACCGAACCGGCGTTTGGCCGCTCTGCCGCCTCCTGACCACATCGAGGCTAAAGCTAACAGCTCCTCGGCGGTGAGTCTGAGCTGGGGCCGTCCTGCATTCAGTTCTGGAAAACCTGTCAGTTATTCCATCCGCTATGGACCCGTGAGTCCGTCCGACGCTTCCACTGTTCGCTACGTCCAAAC GACTGAGCAAACCGTAACACTAACCGGTCTCCAGCCAAACACCCGTTATGAGTTTTCAGTGCGTCTTCAAATGGATCAGATATCCAGCCCCTGGAGCGCCACCGTCTATCAGAGGACTCTACTGGAAG CACCGTCATCTCCACCGCTCTCCGTCAGAGTGAGTCTGATCGAGGACGACACAGCGCTGGTGTCATGGAAGCAGCCGGATCAGCCCAACCTGTCCGTCACACACTACACCATCCTGTACGCCTCTCAGAGCTCGTGGATCGCTGGGGAATGGCAGGTTCTTCAGAGAGAAG GCACAAACACAATGGCTCTTCTGGAGAAGCTGGAGTCAGGTAACATTTACCTGGTGAAGATCTCAGCCTCTAACCAGGCAGGTGATGGTCCATTCTCCAGCACCGTAGAGCTGCTAGTCAGAAGTAAAATACACCAGGGAAAAAACACACGTCACACCGACAGCCACGCTGAGAAAACAG CGTTTATAGACGGCCTGTATCACATCGATGAAAAGTCCATGACGGGTATCATTGTTGGCGTGTGTATCGCTCTCTCCTGCATCCTCCTCTGCATCTTCATCCTCCTCACCAAGAGCAAAACACA GAAATCAGCTTCCTCTAAGATGATTGGACAGGTGAGGAATGATGTCGTGCGCAGTGGTGCGTCATCAGCCAATCAGCAGCAGACGGAGAATGCAGAGGTTCTGCTGCCGATGCTGAGGACTCACTTCATTGATGCCAAA GGAGGTACAAATTTGATGATAAACCACACCGGACCCATTATGAGTGATGCTCAGAACAAAAGGCAAAAATGGAGCATTTTTGTAAATAATCAGACGTCTAATGAAAATAAAAGCAAG gttgagGATCCCGCTCGTCTTTATGAAGTAGGAAAGACGGTTCTGTGTTACGAGGACGAACAGTCGCGCATCTACCGTCCTTACGGGGAGTCGGAGAGTTCGCAGACCAGCGGCGGAGACTCAGGAAACTTCTCTCACGACGAGACGGAAACCGCCAGTCCCAACAGATCCTCGTTTCCAGACGCCGCTGTGCAAAACGGATGCGTCTCGAGCGTCTCTGCGCAGATTCCAGACGACACGCTACCGAAATCTCCCTCCCGCCTTCAGTTCGTACCGCTTTAA